The window TCATCCGTCGGCAACTGCATCGTGACACCAAGAGCCCGCCCACGGGGAATGATCGTCACCTTATGAATCGGATCTGTCCCCGGAAGGAGCTTGGCCACCAGCGTATGTCCAGCCTCATGATATGCGGTCGTTTTTTTCTCCTCCTCCGAGATTGACATGCTTTTCCGTTCGACCCCCATCAAGACCTTGTCCTTTGCAGCCTCAATATCGTCCATTTCGACCGTCTTTTTATCCAGTCGAGCAGCCAACAACGCCGCTTCATTGACCAGATTCTCTAGATCGGCCCCTGTGAACCCCGGCGTACTCCTGGCGATGAGTTTGAGCTCGACATTCTTGTCCATTGGGATCTTCCGGGTATGCACCTTTAATATCTCATGCCTTCCCCTTAAGTCAGGACGGCTGACCGTGATTTGGCGGTCAAACCGGCCCGGCCGCAAGAGTGCGGGATCAAGAACATCAGGCCGGTTTGTGGCAGCAATGAGAATAACCCCTTCTGTCGTCTCAAAGCCATCCATCTCGACCAGGAGTTGGTTCAGGGTCTGCTCCCGCTCATCGTGTCCGCCGCCTAACCCGGCTCCTCGATGTCGTCCGACCGCATCTATTTCATCTATAAAAATAATACACGGAGCATTTTTCTTCCCCTGTTCAAAGAGGTCCCGGACACGGGAGGCCCCGACCCCTACAAACATCTCGACAAAATCAGAACCCGAGATGGAGAAAAAGGGGGCATCCGCCTCCCCTGCAATCGCTTTGGCAAGAAGGGTCTTCCCCGTTCCGGGAGGACCGATGATCAACACGCCCTTTGGAATCCGTCCACCCAGCTTTTGAAACTTGGGGGGGTCTTTCAAGAATTCAATAATTTCTTCCACCTCGACCTTGGCTTCCTCAATCCCGGCAACATCCGCAAAGGTAATCTTCTTTTTCTCCTCAGAGAGGAGACGCGCACGGCTCTTCCCGAACGACATGGCCTTATTCCCACCCATTTGCATTTGGCGCATAAAAAAGACCCACAGACCAATGAAGAGGATGAAGGGACCCCACGTCATCAGGAAAGTCATATACCAGGGTGGAAGTTCCGGCGGCTTTGCAGAAATCCGAACATTTTCTTTCCGGAGTATCGAGACCAGATCAGGAAAGTCGGTCATATAAGTCTTAAACTTGGTCCCGTCTTTAAGGATGCCGCTGATGAAATTCTCTTTAATCGTGACCTCTGAAACTTCACTCTTCTCTACTTTTGACATGAAGTCAGAAAAGATAATTTCATCCTCTATCGGCCGGGATGGCGCTTGAAAGAGGTTAAAGAGCAGGATCATAAAAAGCCCCACAACAACCCACAGGGCCAGATTTTTCACACGAGGGTTCATCTAAAATCCTCCAAAAAACTTTGATCTTATCTGCATATTAACATATTTCCTTTCGGCTTGACAATTATATCGCTTGACACAATCGTATATGATGAGACCATAAGCCCTTTCCATCAATTTTTAATTGCTTTAATCCTGACAATTTATGCTTAATCACCTAGAGAGAGAACACCATCCCACCTTCTAAATATAAGCGATCAATCAATCAATTTCAAGGACGGACCCATGGAACCCTATCGGAGAAATGAGGGTTCTACTGCGGTGATCGCAAATAGGCCCACTTTTGTAGGTGATTTTCGTTAAATAGCTGAGCTATTCGCCTCAAATCATCCCTTAACTTGTCTCTACTTTCCATTCACCTCGCTACGACCCTATTTCTACGACAGGCTCCTAGAACCGGTTCTACTTTTTTCGCCATTCCCCCGCCCTCGCAGCAATCGAAGTCGAGCAAGTGCTCTGAATCGTCATGTTTTTTTAGTACGTTCGCCCATCTTATCCAGGACAGCGATATAGGGGAGGTTACGATATTTATTTTCAAAATCAAGCCCATACCCAACAACGTACTGATCCGGGATAACGAATCCTACATAATCAATGGTCACATCAACCTCCCGCCTCCTGGGTTTGTCAAGTAAGGTGCAGCACTTGATCGACCTCGGCTTTCGTGCCATCATTTTCTTCTTCAGGAAGGTCAGTGTCGCACCCGAATCAACAATATCTTCAACCAGCAAAACATCCTGACCTGATAAATCTTTTGCAATATCTGAGATAATCTTTACACTTCTCGTGCTTTTCCCCTTCGCCCCGGAGCGTGAAACGATGAGAAAATCAACATGTAGGGGAAGACGAACCGCCCGTGTGAGATCGGAAAAAAAAGCAAAAGCCCCTTTCAGGACGCCCACCATCAGAAGATTCTTGTCGGTATAATCCGTCGTGATCTGCTGGCCGAGTGTTTTAATGCGCTTCCGCATCTCTTCCTGCGTAATAATGGGCTTGCCAAAAATCTTCCCCCTCATCCACTCTCCTCAAAAAAGGCCCTAGCGACCTTCTGATCGTTCTCCTGAACCTCCACGACCAAGGTTCGCTTCGTTTGATCGCTCGGTTGGAACCGCTCATCGGTTCGAAGCCCAATCACCCATAAAATCCCATTCGCACAGACAAGAAGCGGTCTTCGGTCTCTCTCGGATCTCCCGATCTTGATATCTACAAAAAAATCCTGCAATTTCTTATGGTGTCCCTTCATCCCCTTTGGAATAAAGCGGTCTCCCGGCTTCCATCCCCTGATGGATAAAGGATAACAGAGTTTATCAAAATCAAAAGAAGCGATGCAAGAAGAAAACAAATGGTGGGCACCGCGGTACACTGAAACCTGCACCCTTAACCCCCAATCAGCAAGTTCGAGCGTGGTCTTGTCCCCGCAAGATAGGACCTCCGGAAGCGCCGCCTCTTTTCGAAGGAGAAGGCCTCTTGATCCCTTAAACCGCTTCTTACTCTTCTCCCTGCGTGCAACAGGAAAGGTCATTCGCTCCAGATGGAGATGGGAATATTCTTTTTTCACCCGTACAGAATGAGGGAGAAAAAAATATTTTCCCGTTTGACCGGGAACAACCCGCTTCATAATGGTTTCAATATGGTGAAACCCGATTCCCCGCAATCCGGGATGCAGCCTTTCAATCCCCCATCGAAGGACCCTCCTTTGTAGTGCCAAATGGAGGGCCTGGAAGGGCT of the Candidatus Manganitrophaceae bacterium genome contains:
- the hpt gene encoding hypoxanthine phosphoribosyltransferase, with the translated sequence MRGKIFGKPIITQEEMRKRIKTLGQQITTDYTDKNLLMVGVLKGAFAFFSDLTRAVRLPLHVDFLIVSRSGAKGKSTRSVKIISDIAKDLSGQDVLLVEDIVDSGATLTFLKKKMMARKPRSIKCCTLLDKPRRREVDVTIDYVGFVIPDQYVVGYGLDFENKYRNLPYIAVLDKMGERTKKT
- a CDS encoding ATP-dependent metallopeptidase FtsH/Yme1/Tma family protein, whose product is MNPRVKNLALWVVVGLFMILLFNLFQAPSRPIEDEIIFSDFMSKVEKSEVSEVTIKENFISGILKDGTKFKTYMTDFPDLVSILRKENVRISAKPPELPPWYMTFLMTWGPFILFIGLWVFFMRQMQMGGNKAMSFGKSRARLLSEEKKKITFADVAGIEEAKVEVEEIIEFLKDPPKFQKLGGRIPKGVLIIGPPGTGKTLLAKAIAGEADAPFFSISGSDFVEMFVGVGASRVRDLFEQGKKNAPCIIFIDEIDAVGRHRGAGLGGGHDEREQTLNQLLVEMDGFETTEGVILIAATNRPDVLDPALLRPGRFDRQITVSRPDLRGRHEILKVHTRKIPMDKNVELKLIARSTPGFTGADLENLVNEAALLAARLDKKTVEMDDIEAAKDKVLMGVERKSMSISEEEKKTTAYHEAGHTLVAKLLPGTDPIHKVTIIPRGRALGVTMQLPTDDRYSYHKEFLYNNIAIMMGGRVAEELVLKHITTGAGNDIEKATELARKMVCEWGMSEKLGPLSFGKKEQEIFLGREISQHKDYSEHTAIEIDKEVRRLVTENYERAKDLITKNMKTLRALAEALLEKESLNAKEIEMIVHPPSPPPASAGPLPTPAPVPA